A part of Methanocorpusculum vombati genomic DNA contains:
- a CDS encoding Hsp20/alpha crystallin family protein, with product MSIRPYQFSFTSLGNELDSLFAEMESRACALMNQSGASTLPAAVKSGNYSVFGSDFHVDLCENENEIIVVTDLPGVEKENISIKLLNPETLMIRTEQQSETEEETEGTYHLRERKLGSMQRNIHLPAAVRAEGAKASFKNGVMEITLQKEQAEEGTSITIE from the coding sequence ATGTCAATCAGACCATATCAGTTCAGTTTTACATCCCTTGGCAACGAGCTTGACTCGCTGTTTGCCGAGATGGAGAGCCGTGCATGCGCTCTCATGAATCAGTCCGGCGCATCGACTCTTCCGGCCGCGGTAAAAAGCGGCAACTACTCGGTGTTCGGCAGTGATTTCCACGTGGATCTCTGCGAGAATGAAAATGAGATCATTGTAGTTACCGATCTGCCGGGTGTGGAGAAAGAGAATATTTCCATCAAGCTCCTGAATCCCGAGACTCTGATGATCAGAACCGAGCAGCAGTCGGAGACGGAGGAGGAAACGGAAGGCACCTACCATCTGCGCGAGCGGAAACTCGGCAGTATGCAGAGAAATATCCACCTGCCGGCCGCTGTCCGGGCGGAGGGCGCCAAGGCCAGTTTCAAGAACGGTGTTATGGAGATTACCCTGCAAAAGGAGCAGGCGGAGGAAGGAACAAGTATCACTATCGAGTAA